One region of Bacillus pumilus genomic DNA includes:
- the mprF gene encoding bifunctional lysylphosphatidylglycerol flippase/synthetase MprF gives MWNKKTGMTILKMLFPIVIILVLIFVAKKELSGLSIKKTFYIIDSLNRMDLFILVFLGLVAVLSMSLYDFILRKSLNMPISGWKTIRISWIANSFNSVLGFGGLSGAGLRTLLYKEYITDTKKLLKGIALLTSSVLLGLSIFSDLILVRVLPVESIISQEPWLWAFVIIFACIVPIYIIMASVRKSSIESGESGLKHPIYAYIGASFLEWLAAGLVMYMAVVSMGMNVDVRIVLGVFAIASIGGLISMVPGGFGSFDLIFLLSMQYIGFDKEMVLTALVLYRFVYSIFPFILGLCLAAYDLTGTTLRRLEGNPRMAPAVETTNVLIVLHRALLIRLLYGSVSILTFGSGLLIMASVVLPVDRLGVITSIPRFLLSGFNGLSLMFGIILMILSIEVYKRTKRSYVLTMIALAGGFVFTLLKGFNLSLIFILPVIMAVFFSLRNQFVKQQAPYSLYQFVAAAAGYLLVLFNYNVIGNFIWTKIGHFLSRDYLVHNERHITMTSMIALIGVPLFFFISKLIFNKKAFSIGEKADEEKLKTFLEEKGGNALSHLGFLGDKKLFFSSDGEAMLQFGRIGRCVIVLGDPSGRKASYPLVLEEFLQQTEKAGYRVAFYQVEREGMALYHDLGFHFFKLGEEAMVDLETFSLSGKKKSNLRAVANKFEREGYTFEMLEPPFSDELISTLKQISDSWLGKKNEKGFSLGYFQEDYLQKAPIAILKDEQGEIISFVSLMPMYQEGEISIDLMRHMHDAPNGMMDALFIHLFQWAKEKGYKFFNMGMAPLSNVGTFHQSFLTERLASVIFNNVRFMYSFSGLRSFKQKYKPEWRGKYLAYKKNTSLPVTMVLVTKLIGMDPNRNRRP, from the coding sequence ATGTGGAACAAAAAAACGGGTATGACGATCTTAAAAATGCTTTTTCCGATCGTGATTATCCTTGTCTTAATTTTCGTCGCCAAGAAGGAACTGAGCGGTCTTTCCATTAAAAAAACGTTTTATATCATTGACAGCTTGAATCGGATGGACTTGTTTATTCTTGTTTTTCTTGGACTTGTCGCAGTGTTATCGATGTCCTTATATGATTTTATTTTACGAAAAAGCCTGAATATGCCCATCAGCGGCTGGAAAACGATTCGCATTTCTTGGATTGCGAACTCTTTTAACAGTGTCCTTGGGTTCGGCGGTCTATCAGGAGCAGGGCTTAGAACACTTCTATACAAGGAGTACATAACCGATACGAAAAAACTGCTCAAAGGCATTGCCCTTTTGACTTCCTCGGTTCTTTTGGGCTTATCTATTTTCAGTGATCTGATCTTGGTGAGGGTGCTTCCTGTTGAAAGTATTATTAGCCAAGAGCCGTGGCTATGGGCCTTTGTGATCATCTTTGCTTGTATTGTGCCTATTTACATCATTATGGCGTCCGTACGAAAAAGCTCGATTGAGAGCGGTGAAAGCGGACTGAAGCATCCGATTTACGCTTATATCGGAGCATCGTTTTTAGAATGGCTGGCAGCTGGTCTCGTCATGTACATGGCTGTCGTCTCTATGGGGATGAATGTCGATGTCCGGATTGTATTAGGCGTATTTGCGATTGCGTCAATCGGCGGTTTAATCAGTATGGTTCCGGGCGGATTTGGTTCATTTGACCTCATCTTTTTACTGAGCATGCAGTACATTGGGTTTGATAAAGAGATGGTGCTGACGGCGCTCGTTTTGTACCGCTTCGTGTACTCGATCTTCCCGTTTATCCTTGGGCTTTGTCTAGCTGCTTACGATTTAACGGGAACGACGCTTAGACGTCTTGAAGGCAATCCGAGAATGGCACCTGCCGTAGAAACAACAAACGTCTTAATTGTGTTGCACCGTGCTTTATTAATCCGTTTACTGTACGGATCAGTATCAATTTTAACTTTCGGAAGCGGCTTGCTCATCATGGCGTCTGTTGTGCTCCCTGTCGATCGATTAGGCGTGATTACGAGCATTCCACGCTTTCTATTATCAGGATTTAATGGTCTTTCTTTAATGTTCGGCATCATCCTGATGATTTTGTCCATTGAAGTGTATAAACGAACAAAAAGATCGTATGTGCTGACGATGATCGCCCTAGCAGGCGGCTTTGTGTTTACTTTGTTAAAAGGATTTAACCTGAGTCTCATCTTTATTCTGCCAGTCATCATGGCTGTATTTTTCTCTCTTCGAAATCAATTTGTGAAGCAGCAGGCTCCTTATTCCTTGTATCAGTTTGTGGCGGCTGCCGCTGGTTATTTACTCGTGCTGTTTAACTATAATGTCATCGGCAACTTTATTTGGACAAAAATTGGACATTTCTTGAGTAGGGATTACCTCGTGCATAATGAACGGCATATCACAATGACAAGCATGATTGCTCTCATCGGTGTACCACTTTTCTTTTTCATTAGTAAATTGATTTTTAATAAAAAAGCATTCTCGATTGGAGAAAAAGCAGATGAGGAAAAATTAAAAACGTTTTTAGAGGAAAAGGGCGGAAATGCCCTCAGTCATCTTGGCTTTTTAGGCGACAAAAAACTATTTTTCTCAAGTGATGGAGAGGCGATGCTTCAATTTGGACGCATTGGCCGCTGCGTCATTGTGCTTGGAGATCCATCTGGACGTAAAGCATCCTATCCACTTGTACTTGAAGAGTTTCTACAGCAGACAGAAAAAGCAGGCTATCGCGTTGCTTTTTATCAAGTAGAACGGGAAGGGATGGCGCTCTACCATGACTTAGGCTTTCACTTCTTTAAGCTTGGAGAAGAAGCCATGGTCGATTTAGAAACGTTCTCTCTTTCCGGTAAGAAAAAATCAAATTTACGGGCTGTGGCCAATAAGTTTGAACGAGAAGGCTATACGTTTGAAATGCTGGAACCGCCTTTTTCAGATGAGCTCATCTCAACCTTAAAACAGATTTCTGACAGCTGGCTCGGAAAGAAAAATGAAAAAGGGTTTTCGCTCGGCTATTTTCAAGAAGATTATCTTCAAAAAGCACCGATTGCGATTCTGAAGGATGAACAAGGGGAAATCATTTCTTTTGTATCACTAATGCCGATGTATCAAGAAGGGGAGATTTCCATCGACCTAATGCGTCATATGCATGATGCACCGAACGGGATGATGGATGCGCTGTTTATCCACCTTTTTCAATGGGCGAAAGAAAAAGGCTACAAATTCTTTAACATGGGAATGGCGCCTTTATCGAATGTAGGAACATTTCATCAATCCTTCCTCACGGAGCGTTTGGCGAGTGTTATTTTCAACAACGTCAGATTTATGTACAGCTTCAGCGGATTACGGTCGTTTAAACAGAAATATAAACCTGAATGGCGCGGAAAATACTTAGCGTATAAAAAGAATACATCATTACCTGTCACAATGGTGCTTGTCACCAAGCTGATAGGGATGGACCCAAATCGCAACCGGCGTCCATAG
- a CDS encoding thioredoxin family protein, with protein MTLNEWFKKGLTERTYVHNMEKNRENLLTVYNQYAIHQKEKELLQKLQKKKLRALVITADWCGDAMVNVPIFMRIASEALIDARYFIRDEHLDLMDQYLTNGTARSIPIIVIIDQDGNEVGKWGPRSTEAQRFVDEKKPDKDAPDFEEAFQVFAKEAAHHYTTDRYLWKDIEKEIVEVLEKI; from the coding sequence ATGACATTAAATGAATGGTTTAAAAAGGGATTAACTGAACGTACATATGTACACAACATGGAGAAAAACCGAGAAAATCTACTCACGGTGTACAACCAGTACGCAATTCATCAAAAAGAAAAAGAGCTGCTTCAAAAGCTGCAAAAGAAAAAGCTCAGAGCGCTTGTCATCACAGCGGATTGGTGCGGAGATGCGATGGTCAATGTACCAATTTTCATGCGTATTGCAAGTGAAGCACTCATTGATGCGCGCTATTTCATTCGGGACGAGCATCTAGATCTGATGGATCAGTATTTAACGAACGGGACCGCAAGATCGATTCCGATTATCGTGATCATTGATCAGGATGGGAATGAAGTAGGTAAATGGGGACCACGCTCAACAGAAGCACAGCGATTTGTTGATGAGAAAAAACCCGACAAGGATGCCCCTGATTTTGAGGAAGCTTTTCAAGTATTTGCGAAAGAAGCCGCACATCACTATACGACAGATCGTTACTTATGGAAAGATATTGAGAAAGAAATAGTAGAAGTTTTGGAAAAAATATAA
- a CDS encoding thiol-disulfide oxidoreductase DCC family protein — protein MKKIIYLDQEKKKLAESKKREQRSIKSLRLLVFYDGQSPSCAKAMDLLKALDWKNRIHFESFRHSQLLKLNKISEEKAEKRIVSISLAKNQKNSGIYTWLKIACNIPALWGTIPFIVLSIWLGFGQHAYDYFARKRYVHSVKQVTRPDTDQQKTI, from the coding sequence ATGAAAAAAATCATTTATCTCGATCAAGAAAAAAAGAAGCTCGCTGAATCGAAAAAAAGAGAACAGCGTTCCATCAAATCACTTAGGCTGCTTGTGTTTTATGACGGGCAAAGTCCTTCATGTGCAAAAGCGATGGACTTGTTGAAAGCTCTCGATTGGAAGAACCGTATTCATTTTGAATCCTTTAGACACTCGCAGCTGCTCAAACTGAACAAAATAAGTGAAGAAAAGGCTGAAAAGCGAATCGTGTCAATTTCCTTAGCCAAAAACCAAAAAAACTCAGGGATCTATACATGGCTGAAAATTGCTTGCAATATCCCTGCATTATGGGGAACGATCCCATTCATCGTGCTCAGCATTTGGTTAGGTTTTGGTCAGCATGCGTACGATTACTTTGCGAGAAAACGGTATGTTCATTCAGTCAAACAAGTCACCCGTCCTGATACAGATCAACAGAAGACCATTTAA
- a CDS encoding transcriptional regulator: MKINIGQIIKLYRYKQNMTQSELAEGICSVSHLSKIENGSKEANQDTINLLLERLGISQETLSQKARHLLSLLDEFQMNMYFYALDQAEQNAEMIIQHEEQFFSLDLGIQYHLSLFQFYLLSDKQPLALKTHRVLKKFEKTFIETEKEIFEYLDGIHLITNGQLEEGIKKLESCFSYASVEQSDLYYHYAKALGNMGLLGDALEATHQAMDLYRQKNNFKRIIHCTLIHGVISLELKAFQTAKKYLKEVILHTSLYPDAYIKMTAYFYYGVLLKREGDFSSAVPYLLDSLNYFNQEQIEDRYCETLYEIATLYAEYDRKKALPYIHELLKQPRIQPNCLYMIKIFKLMIEENPLDLKTYLIEAALPYFKQNELHSEYLFALRTLLSYAGSELDERTYMSYTRTLLHHLASYVPYYKKA; the protein is encoded by the coding sequence ATGAAAATCAATATCGGGCAAATCATCAAGCTCTACCGGTATAAACAAAATATGACCCAATCTGAATTGGCAGAAGGAATTTGTTCTGTCTCTCATTTAAGTAAAATCGAAAATGGCTCAAAGGAGGCCAATCAAGATACGATCAATTTACTGCTTGAACGACTTGGCATCAGTCAAGAAACGCTGTCACAAAAGGCGCGTCACCTGCTGTCACTCTTAGATGAGTTTCAAATGAATATGTATTTCTATGCACTCGATCAAGCTGAACAAAATGCAGAAATGATCATTCAGCACGAAGAACAGTTCTTTTCGCTAGATTTAGGCATTCAGTATCATTTGTCCCTATTTCAATTTTATTTATTATCGGACAAGCAGCCACTTGCCTTAAAAACACACCGCGTGCTTAAAAAGTTTGAAAAAACCTTTATTGAAACGGAAAAAGAAATATTTGAATATCTAGATGGCATTCATCTCATTACAAATGGTCAGCTTGAAGAAGGGATAAAGAAACTTGAGAGCTGCTTTTCTTACGCGTCTGTTGAACAAAGTGACCTGTATTATCACTATGCAAAAGCACTTGGAAACATGGGACTTCTTGGCGATGCGCTTGAAGCAACCCATCAAGCCATGGATTTATATAGACAAAAGAACAATTTCAAGCGGATCATTCACTGCACACTCATTCATGGCGTGATCTCACTGGAACTAAAAGCCTTTCAAACGGCGAAGAAATATTTAAAAGAAGTGATTTTGCACACGTCCCTTTATCCTGATGCCTATATTAAAATGACCGCTTATTTTTATTACGGGGTGCTCTTAAAACGGGAAGGCGATTTTTCTTCAGCTGTGCCTTATTTACTAGATTCACTCAATTACTTTAATCAAGAACAGATAGAAGACCGTTACTGTGAAACTCTGTATGAAATCGCGACCTTATATGCTGAATACGACCGCAAAAAGGCCCTTCCCTACATACATGAGCTGTTAAAACAGCCTCGTATTCAGCCAAACTGTTTATATATGATCAAAATCTTTAAATTGATGATTGAGGAAAACCCTCTTGATTTGAAAACCTATTTGATCGAAGCAGCTCTTCCTTACTTTAAACAAAATGAGCTGCACAGTGAGTACTTGTTTGCTCTTAGAACCTTGCTTTCCTATGCGGGTTCTGAGCTTGACGAACGTACCTATATGTCCTACACGAGAACGCTGCTTCATCATCTTGCATCATATGTACCCTATTACAAAAAAGCATGA
- a CDS encoding nitroreductase produces the protein MPEIKQQTEALTVRDAVRYRRSIRKFKETPVTIEQLQPLLEDAVYAPNHKITEPWRFLYAVTEEAKATFIDRFIAFFKRNNPDAKEEKINQYRDYFSKVPALLLVVLKEDENPVVRNDDFAAVSALIQNFQLLAWDQGIGMVWKSGRILYDKGFQQDMGLKENERFAAILHIGYPEEVPEEKSRQKASSLLTEIQ, from the coding sequence ATGCCAGAAATCAAACAACAAACAGAAGCGTTAACGGTACGAGACGCTGTCAGATATAGACGATCCATTCGAAAATTTAAAGAAACGCCGGTGACCATTGAGCAGCTTCAGCCGTTATTAGAGGATGCGGTCTATGCACCGAATCATAAAATTACGGAGCCTTGGCGCTTTCTATATGCGGTGACGGAGGAAGCGAAAGCGACATTTATTGATCGCTTCATTGCGTTCTTCAAGCGCAACAATCCAGATGCAAAGGAAGAAAAGATCAATCAATATAGAGATTACTTTTCAAAAGTCCCAGCCCTTTTACTTGTGGTGTTAAAGGAAGACGAGAACCCAGTGGTAAGAAATGATGATTTTGCCGCTGTGAGCGCGCTCATTCAAAACTTCCAGCTGCTTGCTTGGGATCAAGGAATCGGTATGGTCTGGAAGAGCGGCCGCATCTTATACGACAAAGGCTTTCAACAGGACATGGGCCTAAAGGAAAACGAGCGGTTTGCTGCCATCCTTCATATTGGTTATCCAGAAGAGGTGCCTGAGGAAAAATCACGTCAGAAAGCATCAAGTCTTCTTACTGAAATTCAATAA
- a CDS encoding YfhD family protein: protein MKKDQHQKANHELAAQESDGEYVEFSKELADPNDVKAMARMKAADQRAKKQ, encoded by the coding sequence TTGAAAAAAGACCAACACCAAAAAGCCAATCACGAACTTGCAGCACAAGAGTCGGATGGCGAATATGTTGAATTTTCCAAAGAACTTGCAGATCCGAATGACGTAAAAGCAATGGCACGTATGAAAGCAGCCGATCAGCGCGCCAAAAAACAATAA
- a CDS encoding YfhE family protein codes for MKKKEHQPTSKLKKTQEVLYQQEFKKAERAAEKRNK; via the coding sequence ATGAAGAAAAAAGAACACCAGCCAACTTCAAAGCTGAAGAAAACCCAGGAAGTCCTGTATCAGCAGGAATTCAAAAAAGCGGAAAGAGCAGCAGAAAAAAGAAACAAATAA
- a CDS encoding TIGR01777 family oxidoreductase, with protein MNIAITGGTGFIGRHVTKVLAAEGHHLYILTRNPKESEQNHLHYVQWLTEGAAPEHELPAIDVWINLAGKSIFTRWTDKAKEGILSSRIQSTQEVRRIIEAQESKPSVLIQASAVGIYGTSQTGDFTEESPPADTDFLSHTSKRWEAEGQKIEALGIRTVYTRFGVVLGEKGTLPLMTLPYKLFAGGTIGSGSQWVSWVHVEDVAHLIAYAIHNDDISGPLNVTSPNPVQMKQLGQTIASALHRPHWLKVPSFVIRTALGEMSLLVLEGQRALPKKALLSSYDFLHPELKEAILHSKE; from the coding sequence TTGAATATCGCCATCACCGGAGGAACCGGTTTTATCGGCCGGCACGTCACGAAAGTGCTCGCTGCTGAAGGACATCATCTATATATTTTAACAAGAAATCCAAAGGAATCCGAACAAAATCATTTACACTATGTGCAGTGGCTGACAGAAGGTGCTGCACCTGAGCATGAACTTCCTGCGATTGATGTCTGGATTAACCTTGCTGGAAAATCCATTTTCACCCGCTGGACAGACAAGGCAAAAGAAGGCATCCTCTCTAGCCGTATTCAATCCACACAAGAAGTAAGGCGCATTATAGAAGCGCAGGAATCGAAACCATCTGTGCTCATTCAAGCAAGTGCTGTCGGAATTTATGGCACGTCTCAAACAGGAGATTTTACAGAGGAATCACCTCCTGCGGATACTGATTTCTTAAGTCATACATCAAAGCGTTGGGAAGCTGAGGGGCAAAAGATTGAAGCACTCGGCATTCGTACCGTCTACACACGCTTCGGCGTCGTGTTAGGAGAAAAAGGTACCTTGCCACTGATGACACTGCCATATAAACTATTTGCCGGCGGAACGATTGGCTCCGGCTCGCAATGGGTTTCATGGGTTCATGTCGAAGATGTAGCACATCTCATTGCTTATGCAATACACAATGACGACATCTCAGGTCCACTCAATGTCACATCACCGAATCCTGTTCAAATGAAGCAGCTTGGACAAACGATAGCGTCTGCCCTTCACCGCCCTCACTGGCTGAAGGTCCCATCCTTTGTCATTCGAACGGCACTTGGCGAAATGTCATTACTTGTTTTAGAAGGTCAGCGTGCGCTGCCGAAGAAGGCATTGCTTTCTTCTTATGACTTTTTGCATCCTGAATTAAAAGAAGCGATTTTGCATTCAAAGGAATAA
- the recX gene encoding recombination regulator RecX codes for MPYITKISAQKNNTERVNIFLDEKYAFSVDLDVLVQHDLKKGKELDEADIIDIQFGDAVKKGFQQAVDYLSYRMRSVKEVTDYLTKKEIPAPAISEIIHKLKHYKYVNDLEFAEAYVSTHRKTNSKGPSVLKKELKLKGIDDDNIEQTLSQYPDDLQLEEAVKQVEKLVRKEKNRSAKEIEQRIKLQLQRKGFSFGIIDKALQEAYDGQEEEKEEEALLYMLEKAKRKVGYDGSFEKKMKVKQFLFRKGFDLDTIDHVLDKGE; via the coding sequence ATGCCCTATATTACAAAAATCTCCGCTCAGAAAAACAATACAGAGCGGGTGAACATTTTTCTAGATGAAAAATACGCCTTTAGCGTTGATCTAGATGTGCTCGTCCAGCACGATTTGAAAAAAGGGAAAGAGCTGGACGAAGCAGATATCATCGACATTCAATTCGGTGATGCTGTGAAAAAAGGATTTCAGCAGGCCGTCGATTATTTATCCTACCGAATGAGATCGGTGAAAGAAGTAACCGATTATTTGACGAAAAAAGAAATCCCGGCACCTGCTATTAGTGAAATTATACACAAATTAAAGCATTACAAGTATGTAAATGATCTTGAATTTGCGGAAGCCTATGTCAGCACCCACCGTAAAACGAATAGCAAAGGGCCGTCCGTCCTGAAAAAAGAGCTAAAGCTCAAAGGGATAGATGATGACAACATTGAACAAACACTATCGCAATATCCTGATGACTTACAGCTGGAGGAAGCTGTGAAGCAGGTTGAGAAGCTTGTGAGAAAAGAAAAAAATCGTTCCGCAAAAGAGATCGAGCAGCGCATCAAGCTGCAGCTGCAGCGAAAGGGATTTTCGTTTGGGATCATTGATAAAGCCCTTCAAGAAGCCTATGATGGACAAGAAGAGGAAAAGGAAGAAGAAGCCCTCCTCTATATGCTGGAGAAGGCAAAACGCAAGGTAGGATATGACGGGTCATTTGAAAAAAAGATGAAGGTGAAGCAATTTTTATTCAGAAAAGGCTTCGATCTCGATACAATTGATCACGTTTTAGACAAAGGGGAATGA
- a CDS encoding YfhH family protein: MDKRYSEMTEYELKQEIASLSEKARKAEQLGIVNEYAVLERKIDMAKAYLLDPALIQTKTTYQIKDTDEAFFVEYLNGVFAWGHRVSAPNKEDALPISMLTQKD, from the coding sequence ATGGACAAACGTTATAGTGAGATGACGGAATACGAATTGAAGCAAGAGATTGCCTCTCTTTCTGAAAAAGCACGAAAGGCTGAGCAGCTTGGCATTGTGAATGAATATGCCGTCTTAGAACGGAAAATCGATATGGCCAAAGCCTACTTATTAGATCCAGCCTTGATTCAAACCAAAACGACTTATCAAATCAAAGATACAGACGAAGCGTTTTTTGTGGAATATTTAAATGGTGTATTTGCGTGGGGACACAGAGTATCAGCTCCAAATAAGGAAGATGCACTGCCAATTTCAATGCTTACGCAAAAGGACTGA
- a CDS encoding YpzG family protein, translated as MSSNGKSYMEDFVQLRTTAYPQPWANAKHSASQVNGETQQTQHDIVLQNNVRKQRSK; from the coding sequence ATGAGTTCAAATGGGAAATCGTATATGGAAGACTTTGTTCAATTAAGGACAACCGCTTACCCTCAACCATGGGCGAATGCAAAGCATTCTGCCTCTCAGGTCAACGGAGAAACGCAGCAAACGCAGCACGACATCGTACTTCAGAACAACGTCCGTAAACAACGTTCGAAGTAA
- a CDS encoding small, acid-soluble spore protein K — MRNKAKGFPNQVNHKFEGEPGATDAYASKRPNGETNTRPQERMRASGKR; from the coding sequence ATGCGTAATAAAGCAAAAGGCTTTCCAAATCAAGTGAATCACAAATTTGAAGGCGAGCCAGGCGCCACAGATGCTTATGCGTCTAAAAGGCCGAATGGTGAGACGAATACACGTCCACAGGAACGAATGAGGGCATCAGGGAAACGCTAA
- a CDS encoding YfhJ family protein, with translation MEQYFERLTEQLMEKNNMLTYDEARTWVELLWSDFETTYAKAGHKYKGQETTERIVQEWIESYGAQLHLFQNKQSKANEHLQEQNKGLLH, from the coding sequence ATGGAACAATACTTTGAGCGACTAACAGAACAACTCATGGAAAAAAACAATATGCTGACATATGATGAAGCACGTACATGGGTAGAGCTGCTTTGGAGTGATTTTGAAACGACCTATGCAAAGGCTGGCCACAAGTATAAAGGACAGGAAACAACTGAACGGATTGTCCAAGAGTGGATTGAGAGCTACGGTGCGCAGCTGCATTTATTCCAAAATAAACAATCGAAGGCAAACGAGCATCTACAAGAGCAGAATAAAGGGCTGCTTCATTAA
- a CDS encoding glycosyltransferase family 2 protein → MERELLSVIIPSYNEGENIRRIFEALEEEFRDFHYDFEIIFVNDGSKDNTLQYMRELSRKSAKVKYISFSRNFGKEAAILAGLEYAKGVAAIIMDADLQHPTYLIQDFVRGYEEGYHQVIAKRNRKGDSKLRSYLSSMYYKVMNKVVEVDLRDGVGDFRLISRQAIDALLQLKEGNRFSKGLFCWIGFEEKVIYYENVERQHGDTKWSLKKLFNYGIDGVISFNNRPLRICFYTGILILFLSLIYIVATFIQIVRTGVMVPGYFTLISAVLFLGGVQLLSLGVIGEYIGRIYYETKKRPHYLIQESNVMQQETSSKEQDRVLTQLFK, encoded by the coding sequence ATGGAACGAGAATTGCTCTCTGTTATAATTCCTTCTTACAATGAAGGTGAAAACATCAGACGAATCTTTGAGGCACTCGAGGAAGAGTTTCGCGATTTTCATTATGACTTTGAAATCATCTTTGTGAATGATGGAAGCAAAGACAACACACTTCAATATATGAGAGAGCTCTCTCGCAAAAGTGCAAAGGTCAAATACATTTCCTTCTCACGTAACTTTGGGAAGGAAGCCGCTATTCTGGCAGGACTTGAATATGCGAAGGGAGTAGCTGCGATCATCATGGACGCCGACTTGCAGCACCCAACGTATTTGATTCAGGACTTCGTCAGAGGATATGAAGAAGGCTACCATCAAGTCATTGCCAAACGGAACCGTAAAGGAGACAGCAAGCTTCGCTCTTACTTATCATCCATGTACTATAAAGTGATGAACAAGGTAGTCGAAGTGGACTTGCGTGATGGCGTCGGAGATTTCCGTTTAATTTCGCGCCAAGCAATTGATGCATTACTTCAGTTGAAAGAAGGAAATCGTTTTTCAAAAGGGCTTTTTTGCTGGATTGGGTTTGAAGAAAAGGTCATCTATTATGAAAATGTAGAAAGACAGCATGGTGATACAAAATGGTCACTAAAGAAGTTGTTTAACTATGGCATAGATGGCGTCATTTCCTTTAACAACCGCCCGCTGCGTATTTGTTTTTATACTGGCATACTGATCTTATTCCTTTCTTTGATTTACATCGTTGCCACCTTTATTCAAATCGTCAGAACGGGCGTGATGGTACCTGGTTATTTCACTTTAATATCGGCTGTGCTTTTCCTCGGAGGTGTCCAGCTTTTGAGTCTAGGTGTGATTGGAGAATATATTGGCCGCATTTATTATGAAACGAAAAAGAGGCCACATTATTTGATCCAAGAATCAAATGTCATGCAGCAAGAGACAAGCTCTAAGGAACAAGACCGAGTGTTAACACAGTTATTTAAATAA